The Arachis hypogaea cultivar Tifrunner chromosome 16, arahy.Tifrunner.gnm2.J5K5, whole genome shotgun sequence genome contains a region encoding:
- the LOC112758652 gene encoding subtilisin-like protease SBT1.5 produces MAPCHTLLFFILTVTATLAAASPEKKSTFIVQVHHEAKPSIFPTHKKWYESSLASITNHAIAAETTTIAASAAVLHTYDTVFYGFSAKLSPLQAQKLESLSHVVAVIPEQVRQLHTTRSPQFLGLKTADRAGLLKETDFGSDLVIGVIDTGICPDRESFNDRDLGPVPPNWKGSCVAGRDFPATLCNRKIIGARYFSAGYEATNGKMNETLEYRSPRDSDGHGTHTASIAAGRYVFPASTLGYAKGMAAGMAPKARLAVYKVCWNGGCFDSDILAAFDAAVADGVHVVSLSVGGVVVPYYLDVIAVGAFGASEAGVFVSASAGNSGPGSLTVTNVAPWMTTVGAGTIDRDFPANVRLGNGKIIRGVSVYGGPGLTPGRLYPLMYAGGEAGGDGYSSSLCMDGSLDPKMVRGKIVVCERGINSRAAKGEVVKKAGGIAMILANGVFDGEGLVADCHVLPAISVGARGGDDIRKYISAASQSRSPPTATIEFEGTRLGVRPAPVVASFSARGPNPESAEILKPDVIAPGLNILAAWPDNVSPSGVASDERRTEFNILSGTSMACPHVSGLAALLKAAHPDWSPAAIRSALMTTAYTVDNTGGAMLDESTGNASSVFDYGAGHVHPEKAMNPGLVYDISAYDYVDFLCNSNYTAKNIRTVTRKGADCSGAKIAGHAGNLNYPSLSAVFQQHGKTQMSTHFIRSVTNVGDPTSVYKVTIAAPEGITVRVEPETLSFRRLGQKLNFLVRVEARAVKLSPGSTSVKSGSLVWSDGKHTVTSPLVVTMQQPL; encoded by the coding sequence ATGGCTCCTTGCCACACCCTCCTCTTTTTCATCCTCACCGTCACAGCAACACTTGCTGCCGCTTCCCCAGAGAAGAAGAGCACCTTCATAGTGCAAGTCCACCACGAAGCCAAGCCCTCCATCTTCCCAACCCACAAGAAATGGTACGAATCCTCTCTTGCTTCTATTACCAACCATGCCATTGCAGCTGAAACCACCACCATCGCCGCCTCCGCCGCCGTCCTTCACACTTACGACACTGTCTTTTACGGCTTCTCAGCAAAGCTCTCACCTTTACAGGCCCAGAAGCTGGAATCCCTGTCCCACGTCGTCGCAGTGATCCCGGAGCAGGTCCGCCAACTCCACACTACCCGCTCGCCGCAGTTCTTGGGCCTCAAAACTGCCGACAGGGCCGGCCTCCTCAAGGAGACGGATTTCGGTTCAGATCTCGTCATTGGAGTCATTGACACCGGTATCTGTCCCGACAGAGAGAGTTTCAACGACCGCGACCTCGGCCCTGTTCCTCCCAACTGGAAGGGCAGCTGCGTCGCTGGAAGGGACTTCCCCGCCACCTTGTGCAACCGAAAGATTATTGGGGCTCGCTACTTCTCCGCCGGCTACGAGGCCACCAACGGCAAGATGAATGAGACCCTTGAGTACCGTTCTCCCAGGGACTCCGATGGCCATGGCACCCACACCGCCTCCATCGCCGCTGGCAGGTACGTTTTCCCTGCCTCTACCCTCGGCTACGCCAAGGGAATGGCTGCCGGCATGGCCCCCAAGGCCCGCCTCGCCGTCTACAAGGTCTGCTGGAACGGCGGTTGCTTCGACTCTGACATTCTCGCAGCTTTTGATGCCGCCGTCGCCGACGGCGTCCACGTTGTCTCCCTAAGTGTTGGAGGCGTGGTGGTGCCCTACTACCTGGACGTTATCGCCGTTGGTGCTTTCGGGGCCTCCGAGGCTGGCGTGTTCGTGTCTGCTTCCGCCGGAAACAGCGGCCCCGGAAGTCTCACCGTGACGAATGTGGCCCCTTGGATGACCACGGTGGGTGCAGGAACCATAGACAGAGATTTCCCGGCAAACGTGAGGCTGGGGAACGGCAAGATAATAAGAGGGGTCAGCGTGTATGGGGGACCGGGTCTCACTCCGGGGCGGCTGTACCCGCTTATGTATGCGGGGGGCGAAGCTGGCGGAGACGGTTACTCTTCTTCGCTTTGCATGGATGGCTCCTTGGATCCTAAGATGGTGAGGGGAAAGATTGTGGTGTGCGAAAGAGGCATCAACTCCAGAGCAGCCAAAGGTGAGGTGGTCAAGAAGGCAGGAGGCATTGCTATGATACTGGCCAATGGAGTCTTTGATGGTGAAGGCTTGGTGGCCGACTGCCACGTCCTCCCCGCCATCTCCGTGGGCGCTCGCGGAGGCGACGACATCAGAAAATACATCTCAGCGGCGTCACAGTCGCGGTCACCACCCACAGCCACAATAGAGTTTGAGGGTACAAGGCTTGGAGTGAGGCCAGCCCCAGTGGTGGCATCTTTCTCTGCTCGTGGGCCCAACCCCGAATCCGCTGAGATTCTGAAGCCCGATGTGATAGCTCCCGGGCTCAACATCCTGGCTGCATGGCCCGATAATGTTAGCCCTTCTGGGGTTGCCTCCGATGAGCGCAGGACTGAGTTCAACATTCTTTCAGGCACTTCAATGGCATGTCCCCATGTTTCTGGTTTGGCTGCACTGCTGAAGGCGGCCCACCCTGATTGGAGCCCCGCCGCCATCAGGTCCGCCCTCATGACCACTGCTTACACCGTCGACAACACAGGAGGTGCAATGCTGGATGAGTCCACTGGGAACGCCTCCTCTGTTTTCGACTATGGTGCTGGCCATGTTCATCCCGAGAAGGCCATGAACCCTGGCTTGGTTTACGACATCTCCGCCTATGATTATGTGGACTTCTTGTGCAACTCCAATTACACTGCCAAGAATATCAGGACCGTCACTAGAAAGGGTGCCGACTGCAGCGGTGCCAAGATTGCCGGTCATGCCGGCAATTTGAATTACCCATCCCTGTCTGCTGTGTTCCAGCAACACGGGAAGACACAGATGTCCACGCACTTCATTAGGAGCGTGACCAATGTAGGGGACCCAACTTCagtttacaaggtgaccattgcAGCTCCGGAGGGAATAACAGTCAGAGTGGAGCCGGAGACTCTTTCTTTCAGGAGGTTGGGTCAGAAATTGAACTTCCTAGTGAGAGTGGAAGCCCGGGCAGTTAAGCTTTCGCCCGGGAGTACGAGTGTGAAGAGTGGTTCCCTTGTTTGGTCTGATGGCAAGCACACTGTCACAAGTCCCTTGGTTGTCACAATGCAGCAACCTCTCTAG